TTTCTTTTTAGCGGCTTCTGCCTTGGTCGCAAGTTTCCAATTTGAATTTAGCCTTAAGTTATTCGGTTTTCAAAAAATACCATTAGATTGGATATTTTTCTCCGTTGGACTAGGTTTAATCTCTGGTCTTATTTGGGAAATTAGAAAGATCCGTTTTTTTGCTTGAGAGTTTTGAGAGAAGAAAGAGCCTACTTGTAAGAATTCTCTCGTGAATATTGAAACCTTTTTACCGAATAAAAATTTACAACCATATATCCGCCAATTCCTGATCATTGGAAGCGAGAGTGGAATGCAAAATAAAATTTTACCCGGATCTTCCCTTGTAATTTCATTTAGACTTAACGGAAAGATTTCTCATAAGATAGAAAACCAGGAGGATGTTCTTCCAATTTCTGGCATCGCAGGCTTAAGGCGTATACCAAGGTTGATTGAATATTCGAGGAAGACTTCTACCCTATTAGTTATTTTTAAAGAAGGTGGAGCTGCCAGTTTTATCAAAGAACCTCTCCACCATTTATTCGAAATGAATTTATCTCTAAATCATTTGTTTTCTCCAAAGAAAATTTCAGAAATAGAAGAGAAACTTTTCCATACAAAAACAAATTTTGAAAAGATCTCAATTGTAGAAAATTTCCTAATTTCTGAATGGATTGGATCTAAACAAGATAATCTAATTCTGGATTCAATTCGTAAGATTAGAAAATCCAAGGGAAATCTGAAAATTGTCGACTTACTAATGGGAATGCCTATTAGCAGAGATTCTTATGAAAAAAGATTTAGAGAAATGATCGGCACCAGTCCCAAACAATTTTCCAACCTGGTGAGGTTGAGAAATTTTATCGATTCCTATTCTTCAGAAACAAGTTTAACAGAAGCTGCTCAAGAAGCGGGGTATTTTGACCAGGCTCATTTTATCAAAGATTTCAAAACTTTTACCGATGAGACTCCAAAACAGTTTTTTAAACTTTCTACTCCTTACTGGTAAAATCCTGAATTTTTACAATTTTTGCTTCTCTGGATAGAGTATTCTATTTCCAAAAGGAGAACCAAAAAATGCAAAAAGTTCTGATTGATACATTTATCGTGCCTAAAAAAGCGGAAGGAGAATTTTTTACTCGAGTCAAGGTAAATAGAAACTTGATTAAAAGCCTTCCTGGTTTTATCCAAGATTCCGCCTATATCCGTGAAAGAAGTGAAGACGAGATCCAATTTGTGACTGTTGCAATTTGGGAAAATGAAGAAGCAATTTCGAATGCGAAAAAGGAAGTGCAGACTTCCTACCAAAAAGAAGGTTTTGATATGCCTGGAATGTTGCAGAGACTCGGGATTTCGATCGAAAGAGGAATTTTTGATTTAGCTAAAAATTAATGATATATGCAAGAAGGGAGAATTCCTCCCTTCTGTTCACTAAAATAGAGTTAATTATTAATTTTATTTTTGATGGAAGGAACGGTTTGCAAATAAGCAAACATAGCAGCTAAATCTTCCACTGTCATTCCCGCATACATTGTCCAAGGCATAATCGTTTGGAAATCTCCCTCTTTCACCGAATGAGGTTTATATAAAGGAAGTTCCATACTCTTAAATTTTTTGACAAACTGGGCTTCGGTCCAATTACCTAATCCAGTTTCTTTATCCGGAGTTATATTTGCAGAAATAATTTTAGCTCCATTACCTAAAGGAAATTCAAACCCTCCAGCAAGCTCCATACCTGCAATCGGTTTTCCTTTATCCTGCTTCGTATGACATTCTGTGCAAGCAGCTGCAACAAACAGATATTTTCCATAAGCAACCTTATCTGTTTTATCAGGAAGTTTACCAAACTTTGCGGGACTGGGTATCGTTCTTAAGATCAAGTTAAATGGAAAATCTGGTTTAGAATTAGGATTTTTCTTTTCGATTGGCTCCAGACTTCTTAAATAAGCAACGATAGAAATCAGATCTTCCTTATCCATTTGTCCGTATGCGGGGTGAGGCATAACTGGAAACAAAGCATTTCCTTCTTTGTTAATTCCGCTGGAAATTGCTCTTAAAATTTCTCCATCCGTCCATTTACCCAAGGCGCTCGGAGTAATATTTGGAGCAACGAAGGAGCCAGGAAAGCCGATCTTTTGATCAAAAACTTCTCCACCTTCTCCCCTTGTTTCCGGGATCAATGGACCGGAAAACTTTGACCAATCCCGGATGGAATGACAATCTATACAGACCGTTACATGGTTGGCGAGATATTTTCCTCTTTGTATACGCTCTGTACTATTTCCTGCGGAAATTTCAAGAGCAGGTTCGGCATTCGGAAATTTAAAATATAAAAATCCGATACCCGAAACCGGTAAAAGGATAATTAATACTCCAACAATCTTTAAGATTTTTTTCATTCACAGTCCCTGCATATTTGGTTCAGTAAACAGCGAGATTATCTCTTATTCTTCCTCGCTAATCCGCACAAATGCGGTATAGAAGGACCTATTAATTCCCAGTTTTACCAACGTATAACAGAATACTTCTTAGATAATTTCTACCCAAAATTTTGCCCTATTTGCGAAATCCAACTCACCAAAAAGATCAGTACAAGAGATTATCTCATTCGCTGCGAGATCTGTCACTACCAAGCATCCAGACTTTCATATACTCCCCTGCACCATTTTAAGCTTCCTCTTTGGGTATTCGGATATGTATTAGATGAATCATACAAACAAAGTCCAAAAGTTGTAACGGCATCAGAGATAGTTAGAAAAACGGGAATCTCGTATAAATCAGCACTTCTTCTCAAACGTAGAATACAATTATTCGCAAGTGAGCAAAGAGAAGTATTTCAAGAACTACTATATTCCAAACTCGAACAAGAATATAGAAAATTCGAATTTCCAACAGATCAGGCATACCCAAACAAAACTCATGGTCGCAAAAACGAACGCATATACAAGGAAAAGCGGACATTAGCTAAGCAAAATCCTAAGAAACTTCTTCAAAAATCGCTCAAAGGAAAGACAATAACAAACGCAGATACAATGGTCCTCTACTCTGCCTCCCAGAGAGCTAACAAAGGCCGTAAAAGGCACAAATCCAAGGGATGCACGGCTTCTATATACATGAGCGATAAACTCGGTGGAAAGCAAATAGGAACGATGGTGCATACGATCGCCGCAAGTAACGGAGCGCTCATATTAGATTCCGTGCCGAACCAAAAGATGAATACACTCGGGCCGCTATTCAAAAAAAGTATCCCAGACAATACAGCAATTTTCACAGATAGCGGATACCCATGGTTATCGGTATATAGAAATCATAGAATGGTGAATCATACCGCGCATTCGAAAGACAAAAGACATCGCTGGGCAAGAAACAGATGGAGTAAGGACGGAGTGCATGTCCAATACGCGGAAGGAAACCACAGAGTAATCAAACAAGCATTTTCATCTTACGGATACATTCGTCCCGAGTATTCACAGCTTTATCTAAACGAATTCTGCTTTTACAAAAATCTAAAAGTATTTGGACTCGATGCGTTAGT
This genomic window from Leptospira neocaledonica contains:
- a CDS encoding helix-turn-helix domain-containing protein; amino-acid sequence: MNIETFLPNKNLQPYIRQFLIIGSESGMQNKILPGSSLVISFRLNGKISHKIENQEDVLPISGIAGLRRIPRLIEYSRKTSTLLVIFKEGGAASFIKEPLHHLFEMNLSLNHLFSPKKISEIEEKLFHTKTNFEKISIVENFLISEWIGSKQDNLILDSIRKIRKSKGNLKIVDLLMGMPISRDSYEKRFREMIGTSPKQFSNLVRLRNFIDSYSSETSLTEAAQEAGYFDQAHFIKDFKTFTDETPKQFFKLSTPYW
- a CDS encoding antibiotic biosynthesis monooxygenase family protein, encoding MQKVLIDTFIVPKKAEGEFFTRVKVNRNLIKSLPGFIQDSAYIRERSEDEIQFVTVAIWENEEAISNAKKEVQTSYQKEGFDMPGMLQRLGISIERGIFDLAKN
- a CDS encoding c-type cytochrome; its protein translation is MKKILKIVGVLIILLPVSGIGFLYFKFPNAEPALEISAGNSTERIQRGKYLANHVTVCIDCHSIRDWSKFSGPLIPETRGEGGEVFDQKIGFPGSFVAPNITPSALGKWTDGEILRAISSGINKEGNALFPVMPHPAYGQMDKEDLISIVAYLRSLEPIEKKNPNSKPDFPFNLILRTIPSPAKFGKLPDKTDKVAYGKYLFVAAACTECHTKQDKGKPIAGMELAGGFEFPLGNGAKIISANITPDKETGLGNWTEAQFVKKFKSMELPLYKPHSVKEGDFQTIMPWTMYAGMTVEDLAAMFAYLQTVPSIKNKINN